Genomic DNA from Cyanobacteria bacterium FACHB-DQ100:
TCAAGCCGTAGAACTTAATTTGGAGAATTCAAGCGAATATCAGCAGGCGATCGCAGCGCTCGATCGTGGGCGAGTTGGCGTTGTGTTTGCAAATCTGCCGCAGTTGGCTGCGTTGAATGGCCAGGACATCAAAGAGGCTGGCTCTGCCGCGATCGCGCTCGGTCTGGATCGCAAAGGATTAGTTGCGGAGACTGCGCTGATTCGGAGCGGTACAGAGTCTCATTTATCGAAACAGGCGATCGATGCGCTGAAATACATTCCCGCGATCGCGCCCGTTTCAGCAGCCGGAGTGAATTTAGATCAGTTGTGGTCAGGATTATCAAGCGATCAGCTTGTCTCGAAATGGATAGATTCCCCGATCGCATCACTTGGAAAGCGATGGAATCTAAACTTACCGCAAGATATTTTTAGCTGGGTCAAAGGTGAATATGCGCTGGCATTGATTCCAAACGTGACATCATCGGAATGGGTGTTTGTGGCAGAGAAAACCGCAGATGCAGACAGCGCGATCGCACATCTTGACGACTTGGGTAAAGCACAAGGGATTACGGCAGGAACGCTGCAAGTTGGAGATCAACCTGTATCGGTTTGGACGCGATTGGATTCTACAAATGCCGCCAAGAAAATTGATGCTGAAGTGGTTGGAGTTCACACAACGATCGGAAACTACGAAGTTTTCGCAACTTCGATGAATGCGATGAATACGATTCTGAATGCGAAAAAGAACGTCTTAGCAAATAGCAAAACATTCGATCAAGCGATCGCAGCATTACAAAAAGAGAACACCGGATATCTATACGTTGATTGGGAAACGGCACAGCCGATTTTAGAGCAGCAATTACCGATTCTTAAAGTTGCAGAACTCGCAGCCGCGCCAATTTTTGAACATCTACGATCGCTGACCATTAGTAACTACGGCAATCGATCCGGGGTGCAGCGCGGTGGTGTATTTATCCGACTGAGCTAAAGCGATCGAGTGAAACCTGATTTAGCAGTGAATCAGGTTCACCTTTTGCTTGACGTGCAAAACGACGCGCTAGAGGCGGCACGATCGCCAGCGGATTACCAAACCCTGAGAAAACATGAAGATTTTCGCGCCCTGGAATCTTGCCCATCAGGGGGAGACGATCGCCGCTAAATGCTACTAAACAATGCTGCCAATTGCCCGCTAACGCTCCAACTTTCGGCAACACCCGACTAATCTTCTTTCGCAAGTCTGCTTCACTTTGAGTTGCATCGATCGCTGCATTCGGATCAGTTAAGGTGCGGCTGACTTGTCCAATCAGCAGCCGTCCATCGAGAAATTGTACGGCTCCAGCATCGAGAATAGCAGGTGCAGGTTCTGCTCCCGGTTGATCCCAAATCACATCATCTCGACTGGCATTCGCTTCGAGTTGAAATCGTTCCGCTTCAGCAGGCATCACTAAGGTACTGAGGCGTAAATCCGTGGCTGGGATCTCGATGATTTCAGCATGGGTGAAATATTGGGCGATCGCAATTCCCGCTTTTTTCAAGAATTGCCGCGTCACTCCACCCAGACAAAACACCACATTTTCTCCAAAGAATTCGCCTTCTGTAGTGTTGACTCCACCTTCAATTAAGTTTGTCACCGTAGCAATCTTGTAAGTTCCGCGCGGCGCAAGCACCGCGCTCCGCGTTCGCTGCATTGCTCCAATGTAAGCCTGTGCTGTTTTTCCCGCATCGATATGCCCATGTTTAACCGTGAGCGCTCCAGCAATTCCCGCCGGATCAAGTAAGGGTTCGAGGTCACAAGCAGCCTCAACGGTGAGGAATTGGGGTGGTGTCGCAAAATTGGCGTAGGCGGCGACCAGTTTTGCAGGATCGGATTCGGGGGCGATCGTCAGCAATAAATCAATTTCACGAAATTCTGTTTCGCCGTCCAATTCAGCCGAGAGTGTTGGGTAAATCGCTTTACTTTCAGCACAGAGTTGGCGAGTTAGATCGGTTGTGCCTGACCAGTAAGCAATGCCTCCGTAACTTAATCGAGTTGCAGATTGAGAATTCGGATCAGCCTCTAGGAGAAGCACCGAAAAGCCTTGCTGCGTCAGTTCATAGCTGAGCGATGCGCCAGTAATGCCAGCACCGATCACAATCCAATCGTAAGTCTGCATAAAAAGATGAGGAATGATAGGGCGAATTGATCTTCGGACTAACCCGCTTTTTGCAGTTCATCCAGTTTTGCAAGCACTTCGCGACTATGGATGATCGGGTTCACACCTGTAAAAGTGGCTCGAAGTGTTCCTTCTGGATCAATGATGAAGGTATGACGCGCCGATCTCGCTCCCATCCAAGATCCGTAAGCCTTGCTGACTTTTCCCTTGGCATCAGCAAGGAGCGGAAATCTCAAGCCTTCCGAATCGCAGAAATCTGCATGAGAGTTCACGTCATCTGCACTGATCCCCAGAATTTGAGCGTTGCGATCGAGATATTTCGGCATATCTTCCTGAAATTTCCGCGCTTCTAAGGTGCAACCCGGAGTAAAGTCAGCCGGATAAAAATAAGCAACGACCCATTTACCGCGATAGTCTGAAAGCGAAACCGCTCCGCTCCCTTCATTACTCGGTAGCGCGAATTCCGGTGCGGGCTGATCGATCGGTGGCAGTGTTCCACCCATTGCAAACGCAGGAATCGTTAGATTCAAGCTCATGACGATCGCACAGACACTCACAATCAAACCCTTAAGCAAATTTCGATGCAGCATAGAACTTATTGAAACAAAACTTAATTAGAGTCTACCGTGATTGATGACCGCTAGGATTTCGGGATAGGAGCGCAATCGTATCTATGTCTTACAGCAGAACTTTGTAAGACTGACCAATTCTGGGTATCTCGCAGGGTTTTGCATCTGTCATTGTAGAAGAAGCAATTACGAAAAAATGTAACGAAAGTAGATGGTTTTAGCTTCTAAAGTCAGTATCCGTAAGGAACTCAAAGCGTTTTTACAACTTGCAGTCCCACTCGCCAGCGCTCAAGTTGCCCAACTTGCAACTGGGTTTGTCGATACCGTGATGATGGGGCATTTGGGGCAAGAGACTCTAGCGGCGGGCGCATTAGCAACGATTACATTTTTTTCGTTTGTAGTCACTGCGAGTGGGATTGCAATGGGCGTAAGTCCACTGGTTGCAGAAGCATATGGCGCAGGAGACAAAGCGCGAATTGAGCAAGTCACGCGCCAAGGACTTTGGCTCTGTGCGGGGTTGACCATTCCGCTGATGATTGCGATCGCCCTATTCGATTCCGTGATGCAATTCTTGGGTCAAGAAGTGGCGATCGTCAAACTAGCAAATGTTTATCTCGATATTTTGCTGTGGAGTGTGTTTCCATTTTTGGGGTTTGCCATGCTGCGGGGTGTGGTTGCAGCAATTTCTGAAACCCGCCCGATTATGATCATTGTGATTGCTGGAACTTTGTTTAACATTGTTGGCAACTATGTGCTGGGGTTTGGTCAATTTGGGTTTCCGCGTTTAGGGTTAGCAGGACTCGCGATCGCAAGCGTGCTGAGCTTGTGGGGCATGTTTCTCGCGCTGGTCGGCTATGTCTTGAGCCATCCGAAGTTAAGGCAATATCGATTCTGCGATCGTATCTATCCGCCTCAACCGCAAAAGATTTACGAATTGCTCAAGATTGGCATTCCGATCGGTGTGTTCTCCGCGCTTGAGATTAGTGTTTACACCGCTTTGACCTATG
This window encodes:
- a CDS encoding DUF3352 domain-containing protein; the encoded protein is MKFRSFLNAVAAIAVVLLLVATIGFSWIFAQSPFSLLKGSPKSTPTAAMFVSKQAPLMASLLVNPDRLESLRQVVAKPSDRAATRQEFERFEQGILGAELDYQRDVKPWLGDEITAAITSLDVDRDDENGKEAGYLLALATKDTERSREFLQLFWQKRAIAGADLAFEDYKGTKIIYGKVETESVPMTIATAVVGRQFVLFANSPKVLRNAINNVQAVELNLENSSEYQQAIAALDRGRVGVVFANLPQLAALNGQDIKEAGSAAIALGLDRKGLVAETALIRSGTESHLSKQAIDALKYIPAIAPVSAAGVNLDQLWSGLSSDQLVSKWIDSPIASLGKRWNLNLPQDIFSWVKGEYALALIPNVTSSEWVFVAEKTADADSAIAHLDDLGKAQGITAGTLQVGDQPVSVWTRLDSTNAAKKIDAEVVGVHTTIGNYEVFATSMNAMNTILNAKKNVLANSKTFDQAIAALQKENTGYLYVDWETAQPILEQQLPILKVAELAAAPIFEHLRSLTISNYGNRSGVQRGGVFIRLS
- a CDS encoding MATE family efflux transporter; the encoded protein is MVLASKVSIRKELKAFLQLAVPLASAQVAQLATGFVDTVMMGHLGQETLAAGALATITFFSFVVTASGIAMGVSPLVAEAYGAGDKARIEQVTRQGLWLCAGLTIPLMIAIALFDSVMQFLGQEVAIVKLANVYLDILLWSVFPFLGFAMLRGVVAAISETRPIMIIVIAGTLFNIVGNYVLGFGQFGFPRLGLAGLAIASVLSLWGMFLALVGYVLSHPKLRQYRFCDRIYPPQPQKIYELLKIGIPIGVFSALEISVYTALTYAMGLWGATGLAAHQIVMQTINLIFMVPLGMSFATTARIGQWLGQRNPVGIWQAGKVSLSVGAIWTGLIALLLVLFPRPIVGLYLDVQSQENAEVIGLAVSMLRIGAIAHFFDGVQKIAYGALQGLKDTRVPMIVSLLCYWCVGLFTAYVLAFPLQLGGVGLWLGILLSVAIAAVAFVWRFQRLTSNRIANAS
- a CDS encoding peroxiredoxin; protein product: MLHRNLLKGLIVSVCAIVMSLNLTIPAFAMGGTLPPIDQPAPEFALPSNEGSGAVSLSDYRGKWVVAYFYPADFTPGCTLEARKFQEDMPKYLDRNAQILGISADDVNSHADFCDSEGLRFPLLADAKGKVSKAYGSWMGARSARHTFIIDPEGTLRATFTGVNPIIHSREVLAKLDELQKAG
- a CDS encoding FAD-binding oxidoreductase — translated: MQTYDWIVIGAGITGASLSYELTQQGFSVLLLEADPNSQSATRLSYGGIAYWSGTTDLTRQLCAESKAIYPTLSAELDGETEFREIDLLLTIAPESDPAKLVAAYANFATPPQFLTVEAACDLEPLLDPAGIAGALTVKHGHIDAGKTAQAYIGAMQRTRSAVLAPRGTYKIATVTNLIEGGVNTTEGEFFGENVVFCLGGVTRQFLKKAGIAIAQYFTHAEIIEIPATDLRLSTLVMPAEAERFQLEANASRDDVIWDQPGAEPAPAILDAGAVQFLDGRLLIGQVSRTLTDPNAAIDATQSEADLRKKISRVLPKVGALAGNWQHCLVAFSGDRLPLMGKIPGRENLHVFSGFGNPLAIVPPLARRFARQAKGEPDSLLNQVSLDRFSSVG